CGCAGCTCGCCGTATGCCTTCCAGGGCATGGGAATCCCGGGTCTCAAACTGATGCGCGAAGCCGCGGACGCCTACGGCCTGCTTGCCATCAGCGAAGTCATGGAGATCTCGCAGATCGAGCCGATGCTGCCGTACGTCGATTGCTTCCAGGTCGGCGCCCGCAACATGCAGAACTTCAACCTGCTCCGCGAACTGGGCAAGATCCGCAAACCGATCATGCTCAAACGCGGCATCGCGGCCACTATCGAAGAACTGCTCCTTTCCAGCGAATACATCCTCGCGGGCGGGAACTACGATGTGATCCTTTGCGAGCGTGGCATCCGCACCTACGAGACCTACACTCGCAATACGATGGACATTTCGGCGATCCCTGTGGTCAAAAAGCTCTCGCACCTGCCCATCATCGGCGATCCTTCGCATGGCACCGGTCGGCGCGATATGGTTCCGGCGCTGGCTCGCGCCTCTGTAGCCGCTGGAGCGGACGGCATCATTGTCGAGGTCCATCCCAACCCGGACAAGGCTCTCTCGGACGGCGCGCAGACGCTCTTCCCGGACCAGTTCGCCAAGCTGATCGGAGAACTGCGGCTGATTGCCCAGGCTGTAGGCAGAAGCGTCTACTCCAGCGCACCAGCCACGACCAACGCATAGTTGACCATGACCCAGCGATGATCGAACGCATCCTCATCCTCGGCACTGGCCTGCTCGGAGCATCGACAGGCCTGGCCCTGCGCGCCGCCGGATTCACCGGCTCGATCATTGGCTGGGATAAGGACCCCGGACAGGCTCAGGAGGCGCTCGCGCGGAGGTCCATCGACTCGGTTGCGGCCAATGCGCTTACCGCTGCGGAAGCCAGTCAACTGATTCTGCTTGCAACGCCGGTTTATGCGATTCTCGATTGGATGGAGCAATTGGCGCCGATTCTTGGCCCAAGCCACCTGATCACCGATGTTGGCAGCACCAAGGCTCTGATCTCCCAGGCCGGCAACCGTCTCTTCAACGATCCTGGCCGCGCTGGATTTCTCCCAGGGCACCCGATGGCAGGCAAAGAGGTCAGTGGCGCAGCGCAGGCGGATGCCGGACTCTTTCAGGGCGCTGTCTGGATCTTCACGTCTGAATCCGAATCTGAATCTGCGAAGGAGAATCCGCCGGTAATGTCCTTCCAGTCGGCGGAATTGGCAGCCAGTTGGCGCAAGTGGGTCGAAGCCATCGGCTGCCGCACGCTTGATCTGGAAGCCAAACGCCACGATGAACTGGTAGCCTGGGTCAGCCATCTTCCGCAGTTTCTGGCAACAGCGCTGACCGCGCTTCTTCAGACCGAGTTGGGCAATGCCCCGGAACTGACCGCTGTCGGCGGGCGCGCGCTTCGCGAGATGACTCGCCTGGGCTCAAGCCCCTACTCGATGTGGCGCGACGTCGCTCTTACCAACACGGAAGCGGTTGCTGCCGCACTGCAAGCGCTGGAGCAGCGGCTGGCCCATCTTCGCGAAAATCTCCGTACGCCGGAACTCCGCGACGAATTCGATCTCGCCAACCGCTTCCGCAAGGGATAGAAATGATTTATTCCATCTCCTGAGCGCCCTTACTCGGTCCCTTCGCGCGCACCCTTCCAGAGGTCGATGCCGCCCTCACGCGCATACTGATCGATAGCGCTCAGTTCCGCATCCGTAAACGCAAGCTTGTTCACCGCATCGAGCGAGTCTTCGAGTTGCGCCACATTGCGCGCTCCGATAAGCGCCGAAGTCACCCGCTGGTCGCGCAAGACCCACGCAATCGCCATCTGGGCTAGCGACTGCCCGCGCTCCTGCGCCAACTCGTTCAGAGCCCGCACCTGCTTAAGATTCTCCTCGTTCAGGAAGGAATCCAGGAACGAACCACCGCCCTTCGCCCGCGAATTCTCCGGAACGCCCTTCAGATACTTACTAGTCAGCAGGCCCTGCGCCAGCGGAGAAAACGCGATGCAGCCGACGCCCAACTCATCCAGAGTTGCGAGCAGGTCGGTTTCGACCCACCGGTTGAGCAGCGAATACGACGGCTGATGAATCAGCAGAGGCACGCCTTCGCTCTTCAAAATCCGCGCTGATTCACGCGTCCGTTCGGGACTATAAGACGAGATTCCGACATAGAGCGCCTTGCCTTGCCGCACCGCATGAGCGAGAGCGCCCATCGTCTCTTCCAGCGGCACATCGGGGCTTGGCCGATGCGAGTAGAAGATGTCAACGTACTCCAACCCCATGCGTTGCAGGCTCTCGTCGAGAGACGCCAGCAGGTATTTGCGAGAGCCGCCGAAGCCGTAGGGGCCTGGCCACATATCCCAGCCAGCTTTTGAGGAAATGACGAGTTCGTTCCGGTAAGGACGAAAATCCTTCCGTAAAATATGCCCAAAGTTCTCTTCCGCCGATCCATAAGGAGGTCCATAGTTGTTTGCCAGGTCGAAGTGGGTTACGCCCCGGTCAAATGCCCGCCGGATCATGGCCCGGCCAGTCTCGAAGACATCGGCGCCACCAAAGTTCTGCCACAATCCAAGCGATACCGGCGGCAATACAATGCCTGATCGTCCGCATCGTCGAAATTGTGCGCCGTCATACCTCATTGCATCGGCTAAATAGCTCATATTTCTCTGATCTCCTATGTCAGCAAAGCTCGCCTTGCCGCTCTCAAAATCATACCTGTGCCTATTCCGTTCTTTAGTAGTTCTCGGGCGTTCAACCCTGAGCGCAGGCATCGTTCTTCGAGCAATCGCCAATG
This portion of the Acidicapsa acidisoli genome encodes:
- the aroF gene encoding 3-deoxy-7-phosphoheptulonate synthase, encoding MIVAMQEHATEEQIDAIIERMVEAGVNVHRTTGATQTILAGVGPTLSVDIEEYKLLPGVLSVHRISSPYKLAGRAFRPEGTVVEFNHGVKVGGDEIPIMAGPCSIESRDQIFLTAKQVKEAGASFLRGGAFKPRSSPYAFQGMGIPGLKLMREAADAYGLLAISEVMEISQIEPMLPYVDCFQVGARNMQNFNLLRELGKIRKPIMLKRGIAATIEELLLSSEYILAGGNYDVILCERGIRTYETYTRNTMDISAIPVVKKLSHLPIIGDPSHGTGRRDMVPALARASVAAGADGIIVEVHPNPDKALSDGAQTLFPDQFAKLIGELRLIAQAVGRSVYSSAPATTNA
- the mgrA gene encoding L-glyceraldehyde 3-phosphate reductase, giving the protein MSYLADAMRYDGAQFRRCGRSGIVLPPVSLGLWQNFGGADVFETGRAMIRRAFDRGVTHFDLANNYGPPYGSAEENFGHILRKDFRPYRNELVISSKAGWDMWPGPYGFGGSRKYLLASLDESLQRMGLEYVDIFYSHRPSPDVPLEETMGALAHAVRQGKALYVGISSYSPERTRESARILKSEGVPLLIHQPSYSLLNRWVETDLLATLDELGVGCIAFSPLAQGLLTSKYLKGVPENSRAKGGGSFLDSFLNEENLKQVRALNELAQERGQSLAQMAIAWVLRDQRVTSALIGARNVAQLEDSLDAVNKLAFTDAELSAIDQYAREGGIDLWKGAREGTE
- a CDS encoding prephenate dehydrogenase codes for the protein MIERILILGTGLLGASTGLALRAAGFTGSIIGWDKDPGQAQEALARRSIDSVAANALTAAEASQLILLATPVYAILDWMEQLAPILGPSHLITDVGSTKALISQAGNRLFNDPGRAGFLPGHPMAGKEVSGAAQADAGLFQGAVWIFTSESESESAKENPPVMSFQSAELAASWRKWVEAIGCRTLDLEAKRHDELVAWVSHLPQFLATALTALLQTELGNAPELTAVGGRALREMTRLGSSPYSMWRDVALTNTEAVAAALQALEQRLAHLRENLRTPELRDEFDLANRFRKG